The Curtobacterium herbarum genome contains the following window.
CCGAAACCCCCGGCACGGAAACGCCCGGCACCGAGACCCCCGGTACCGGGACGCCCGGCACCGAAACCCCCGACGACGGCGACACCCAGTCCCCCACCCCCGAGCACACCTGGCCGACCGTCACCAGCGGCCACACCGACGTCCCAGTCCGCCCGATCGGCAGCGCCCTCGCCGCCCAGGAGCACGACGGCACGCAGGCGGCACGGAGCGACCTCCGCCAGGCCGGCCGGTGGATCCGCGCCCACCAGACCTTCGTGGTCGAGGTCCCCGAGGGCGTGACCGACGCCGAGGTCGCCATCGGCCAGCACGGCAACTACTTCGGGATCAACCGGTGCGGCGACGTCGGCATCGCGACGCAGGCGCTCCACCCGGGCCAGAACACGATCACCGCGCCGCACGACGGCCTCGTCAGCATCATCGACCGGAGCACCAGCGACAGTGGCACGGTCGTCGTCCGCGGCGGCGCTCCCGTCCCGACCTACATCGCGGGCGTCACCGACCGCGCCGACTTCGACACGCAGCTGCGCGACTGGGACCGTTCGCCGTTCTTCTCGCTGATCGGCGAGCAGGTGCAGGCTGACGTCCTCCGCTCCGACCGGACGGCTCCGCAGAGCGACCAGAACGAGGCGCTGATCGCCGGCGACGACCTCGACGTCCGGATGGAGCGCTGGGACGAGACCGTCCGGACGAACCAGCGGGTGTGGGGCGTCGCCGACACCGGCCACCGTGTGCACATCACCACGCCGAGCTACGGCGACGCCGGCGCGAACGCCCCGACGAACGTCCACCAGGGCTGGGTGGCGTTCCCGACGGACCACGCGTCCCCGCACCACCTGTTCACGAGCGACGGTTCGGCAGCCGGTGAGCAGGCGCTCCGCAACGCGTTCGGCCGCGTGTTCCAGCAGGACGTGATGCGCTGGACGAACCAGCACGGCCAGGCTGACGGGACGATCTCGCAGGACCTCGCCAGCTTCGTGCTCGAGGAGCAGGTGCACCAGCGCAACCCGCTCGACTCGTGGCGCGCGAAGCTCGACCGGTTCCGCCAGCAGCCGGTCGACGAGCGTGACTTCTGGTCGAACCAGATGAACGGCATGACCCGGCACCTGGTCTTCGACCAGCTGCGCCGCGCGTACGGCGAGGACTTCCTGTCCACCGTCGCCGCGCGGGCGCGCGCCGACGTCGCCGCCGGCAGCGACCGGGAGGCCCGCCGCGCCTTCATCCTGCAGGCCACGCACGTCGCGGGGCACGACCTCACCCCGTTCTTCGAGCAGTGGGGCGTCCAGGTGGAGGACGACCTCCGCCCGCACCTCGCGGAGTACCCGGCGCTCGAGACGGCGATCTGGGACGACTTCGACGCGCTGGACTGAGCCGAGCGGATCCGACAGGACGACGGCAGGCCCGGGACAGCGGGAGCCCCGGCACGACGGCAGGCCCCGGACGACGGGAGGCCCGGGGCCGGTCTGTGTGACCGGCCCCGGGCCTCCCGTCCGCGCGCGCTCGCGCGACCGGCGCCAGCGCGCACTCGCGCGCGACCGGCGTCAGCGCTGCGGCAGGTCCCGCTCGGGGTACCCGACGTACAGCTGCTGCGGCCGCCCGATCTTGTTGAGCGGGTCGTTGTTCAGCTCGCGCCACTGCGCGATCCAGCCCGGCAGGCGACCGATGGCGAACAGCACCGTGAACATCCGTGGCGGGAAGCCCATCGCCTTGTAGATGATGCCCGTGTAGAAGTCGACGTTCGGGTAGAGCTTGCGGCTGACGAAGTACTCGTCCTCGAGCGCGATCTGCTCGAGCTCCTTCGCGATGTCGAGCAGGTCGTCCTGCACACCGAGGGCCTCGAGGACCTCGTCCGCGGACTCCTTGACGAGCTTCGCGCGGGGGTCGTAGTTCTTGTAGACGCGGTGCCCGAAGCCCATGAGCTTCACGCCGCGCTCCTTGTTCTTCACCCGCTCGACGAACCGCGTGACGGGTTCACCGGAGTCCTTGATCTGCTGCAGCATCTCGAGGACGGCCTCGTTCGCGCCGCCGTGCAGCGGACCGTAGAGGGCGTTGATGCCGGCGGAGATCGAGGCGAACATGTTCGCCTTCGTCGAGCCGACGAGCCGGACGGTCGAGGTGGAGGCGTTCTGCTCGTGGTCCTCGTGCAGGATGAGCAGCCGTTCGAGGGCCTTCGAGAGCACCGGGTTCGGCTGGTACGCCTCGGCCATCGTGCCGAAGTTCAGGCGCAGGAAGTTGTCGACGAACGACAGGTTGTTGTCCGGGTACAGGAACGCCTGGCCGATCGCCTTCTTGTGCGCGTACGCGGCGATGACGGGGAGCTTCGCGAGCAGCCGGACGGTCTGCAGTTCGACCTTCTCGGGGTCGTCGACGTCCATGTCGTCCTCGTAGTAGGTCGACAGGGCACTCACCGCGCTGGACAGCACCGACATCGGGTGCGCGGAGTGCGGCAGCGCGTCGAACAGCCGGCGGAGGTCCTCGTGCAGCAGCGTGTGCCTGCGGATGCGGCTGTCGAACGCCTCGAGTTCGCTCGGCGTCGGCAGTTCGCCGTAGATGAGGAGCCAGGCCACCTCGAGGAACGTGCAGTTCGCGGCGACCTGGTCGATCGGGTACCCGCGGTAGCGCAGGATCCCCTGGTCGCCGTCGATGTAGGTGATGGCGCTCTTGGTGGCCCCGGTGTTCACGAAGCCGTAGTCGAGCGTGTTCAGCCCGGTCTGCTTCTTGAGCGTCGAGATGTCGATCGTGGAGGCGCCGTCGACGCTCTGCAGGATCGGGAACTCCGCCGTGCCCCCCGGGTACGTCAGCGTGGCCGTCTCGGTCGCCTGGTCGGCGCCGGGGCTCACGGGGACGGGCGTCGTGGGCGGTGTGGCCGTCTTCTGAGCGTCGTTGGCAGTGTCAGTCACGCTGGACAGCCTAATCGCGGCGACTGTCGCTCCGGTACATGCAACGGCTCGGGAGTTGGTGTGGAACCGCTGTTGCGCAGACGCGTCGCCGGTGGGCGGACGGCCGGACGGGAGGCCCGTCAGCCGTTCGCGACCCGGCCTGCGCTGGCGAGGCGCTGGGCTGCGGCGGCGATCCGGTCGTCCGTCGCGGTCAGAGCGACGCGCACGTGGCGGGCGCCGGCAGCCCCGTAGAACGTGCCCGGGGCGACGAGGATGCCGCGTTCGGCGAGCCAGGCCACGGTGTCGAGCGCGGGCTCGTCACGGGTCGCCCAGAGGTAGAGCCCGGCGCCGCTGGCGTCGATGCGGAAGCCGGCGCGTTCGAATGCCGTCCGGAGCACGTTCCGCCGGTTGCGGTACCGGGTCTTCTGCTGCTGGACGTGGGTGGTGTCCTGGAGCGCGACGATCATCGCGTGCTGGACGGGCAACGGCGGCATCATGCCGGTGTGCTTGCGGATCGCCAGGACGTCGGCGAGCAGGGCCGGGTCGCCGGCGACGAAGGCCGCGCGGTACCCAGCGAGGTTCGACTGCTTCGACAGCGAGTACACACTGAGGACGCCGTCGAACGAGTCGCCCACGACACGGGGGTCGAGGATCGTCGGGGTCGGCGTGGTGTCGTACGGAGCGTCCCAGCCGAGTTCGGCGTAACACTCGTCCCCCACGATCACGGCGCCGAGTTCGCGTGCGCGGTCGACGGCGGCGCGGAGCTGCTCGATCGAGAGGACGCGTCCGTCGGGGTTGCCCGGCGAGTTCAGCCAGACGAGCTTCGTGCTCGACGGCCACGAGGCGGGGTCGTCGGCGGCCAGGGCGTCGGCACGCACCAGGGCGGCACCGAGCTCGTAGGTCGGGTACGCCGCTTCCGGGAACACGACCGTGTCACCGGGTCCGAGCCCCATCCAGAGCGCCAGGCCCGCGATGAACTCCTTCGACCCGATGGTCGGCAGGACGTGGTCGGCGGTGAGCTGGACGCCCTGCCGTCGGCCGTACCAGGCAGCGATGGCGTCACGGAGGGCCGGGGTGCCGGCGACCTGCGGGTAGGCGTGCGCGTCGGTGGCGTCGGCAAGGGCCCGTCGGACGATCTCCGGTGTGGGGTCGACCGGCGATCCGACGCTGAGGTCGACGATGCCGCCGTCGTAGGCCGTGGCGCGCTGCTTGTACGGAGCGAGCTGGTCCCAGGGGAAGTCGGGCAGGTCGAGCGGCACGGGTCAGGCCCGCGGCTGCGCCATGACGACCGGGTGGTCCGCGTGGATCACGCCGACCTTGGCCGCGCCACCGGGCGACCCGATCTCGGAGAAGAACTCGACGTTGGCCTTGTAGTAGTCGGCCCACTGCTCGGGGAGGTCGTCCTCGTAGTAGATGGCCTCGACCGGGCAGACCGGCTCGCAGGCACCACAGTCGACGCATTCGTCGGGGTGGATGTACAGCGATCGGTCACCCTCGTAGATGCAGTCCACGGGGCATTCGTCGATGCACGCGCGGTCCTTGACGTCGACACAGGGCTGGGCGATCACGTAGGTCACGAGCGAGTGCTCCCTTCCGGGGGTTGAGCGACTGCCAGCCTACTCGTGCGGGGCTGCGACCACGGACCGCGGCTCGTCCGTCGGCCGCTGTCCGTTCGTCGGCTGCTGCCCGTTCCCCGGCTGCTGGGCGCGGAGCCCGGTGAGGTCGGGCCAGGCGAGGACGAGCATCGCGACGACCGCCGGTCCGAACGTCCACACGTAGCCGGCGGGGTTCGCCGGCACCAGCGGGGAGGCGTCTCCGGCCACCGCGACCAGCACCTGCGTGGCCAGGATGATCCCGATGCCGACCGCCGCGACGAGCAGCCGCGACCGGTACAGCAGGCGGATGCCGACGACGATGCCGACCACGATGAGGGTGGTCAGGACCATGCCGAGCGGGGCGGTGCTCCACGAGCCGATCGCGATGGTCTGCTGGTGCGTGATCGTGCCGAGGGCGCCGACGAGGACCCCGACGACGGCGGCCACGACGACCGCGGTGGCCTTGCCCTGACCGGACATCTCGGCGTAGGTCTGCGGAGCGGCCGGTGCCGGGGGTGTGTCGTGCCGGAAGGCCTCGACCGCGGGCACCTGGTGCCGGACACCGTGCGGCATGACGTACGACAGTGACACGGGGTCCTGCGGGTCGGCGGGGTCGACCGCGACCTGGCTGCGGTACTGCTCGAGTGCCGCGCGGACCCGGCCCCGAACCGGCAGGACGTCGACGGTGAGGTCCGCCAGCCCGGAGTCGGGGTCCACGATCATCGAGAACGGGACCTCCTCGGCCTGCGCGGCGTACCGGGCGGCGGCGTGGATGCGGAGGTGGTCGGGGTGTCCGTAGCCGCCGTCGTCGCCGTAGCTGACGACGGCGTCGGCACCGGTCGAGCGGATGGCGGCGCGGACGTCGTCGACGACCTCGCCGAGGTCCGCGTGGGTCAACGAGTCGGCCGGGGCGTCACCGGCCGAGGTGGCTCGCCCGTCCGGGCCCCACTGCATGCCCGAGTCCGTGTACCGCCGGGCCGGGAGGTCCGTGGGCCGGGCTCCGGGACCGCCGAGCCAGAGGTGCGCGGGTCCGCCCAGGGCAGCCAGCGCGGCGGCGATCTCGGTCTCGCGGTGCGCAGCGACCCGGAGGCCGTCCCCGGCCAGCGGCGCGAGCTCCTCGGTGAGCATCTCGCCGCGCTCACCCCGGGTGGCCGTCAGGACGGTCACGTGGGCGCCGAGCTCGAGCAGCGTCGCGATGGTGCCGCCGGACGCGAGCGTCTCGTCGTCGGGGTGCGCGTGGACGAAGAGGACGCGCTCGGGGCGTGTGACCGTGGACATCGCCTGCAAGCGTACGGGACGCCGTCGGGGCGGCGGGTGTCAGCGGGGCGTGACGATGTACGTCGCGGTGGCGCCACCGTCGTGGTCGGACGAGAAGGTGACGACCACCCGGTGGTCGTCGCTCCGGAACAGCCCGAAGGCGCTCGAGGAGTCGGCACGCTCGGCCGACTTCGTGAAGCCGGCGTCCGCGAGCTGCTGCGCGGCGCCGGCGAAGTCGTCGACCGAGGACGTGTGCACCTGCACGACCCACCCGGAGCCGGCCGGGCCCGCACCACCGCCGAGCACGGTGCCGTCGACGAGCGGGACGGCCGCGGACGGGAAGCCCGCGGGCACCTGCCCGTCGCTCGTCACCCTGGTGCCCTTGAGGGCGGTGTCGAGCGCGCCGTCGATCCCGCCCGCGACCTTCGCCATCCCCTGCTGGATCGCTGCGCCGTCGATGCCCTGCACGGTGTCGGACACGCTCGACGCCACCGACGACCCGAGGTCGGTCGCCTGGTCCAGGCTCGCGGTGGAGCAACCGCTGAGGCCGGCGAGGGCGACACCGGCAGCGACGGCAGCGGTCAGGGAGGTGCGGATCGGGTGACGCATGCGGGTACCGTAACCGCCCCGCCCTCGAAGTGGTCGAGCATCCGCTGGGTGATCACCCGCACTGGGGGCATCAGCACCGGGGACATCAACACCGAGGGGCAGCCGGGCACCGCGCGTGTCAGTCGAGCGTCGCCCGGGCTGCCGCGACCAGGGCGTCGACCCCGACCGGGATCGCGGTGTCGGCCTGCGGGGCGTAGAACGGCGAGTGGTTGCTCGGGATGTCCTCGCCGCGGCGGAACAGCTCCGGGTCGGTGATGCCGGTGAACCAGTAGACGATCGGGGCCCCTGCGGCGGTGGCGAGCTGGCCGACGTCCTCGGACGCCATCGCCAGCCCGGACTCCATGTCGACGGCGTGCGGCACGGCAGCGCGGACGGCCTCGAGCACGACCGCGGCCTGGTCGGCGTCGTTCACCAGCACGTCGGCGCCCGGAGCCCGCTCGATCGTCGGCGCGGCCAGTCCCCCGGCCTCGCTCTCGGCCCGGACGATCCGCTCGATCGAGGCGATGATCGCCGCACGGGTCTCCTCGTTGCGCGCCCGGGTGGAGATCTCGATGACCGCCGTGTCCGGGATGATGTTCGGCCGCGTGCCGGCGTGGAACGAGCCCACCGTGACGACACCGGCGTCGCTCGGACCGACCTCACGCGACACGATCGTCTGCAGTCGCACCACCGCGGAGGCCGCCGTGACGATCGGGTCGAGGGACGCCTGCGGTGCCGAGCCGTGGGCTCCGCGGCCGTTGAACGTCACGGTGAACCGGTCGCTCGACGCCATCACGGCGCCGGACCCCACGGCCACGACGCCGACCGGTGCCGGGGCCGAGTGCTGCCCGAGGACCACGGTGGGCGTCGGGAAGCGCTCCACGAGGCCGTCGTCGATCATCGCGCGGGCACCGGAGATGACCTCTTCCGCCGGCTGGAACACCGCGACGACGGTGCCGCTCCAGTCGGCGCGGGTCGCGACCAGGCGCTCGAGGGTGCCGAGCAGCCACGTCACGTGGATGTCGTGCCCGCAGGCGTGCATGGTCGGGCCCTCGTTGCCGTCCTCGTCCGTCGCGCGGGCGGTGCTGGCGTAGGGCAGGCCGGTGCGCTCCTGCACGGGCAGCCCGTCCATGTCGGCGCGGAGCCAGACGACCGGACCGTCACCGTTCTCGAGGACCCCGACGACACCCGTCCCACCGACGCCAGTGGTGACGGTGATGCCGCCGATCTCGGTCAGGCGGTCGACGACGACGCCCGCGGTGCGGTGCTCCTGGAAGCCGAGTTCCGGGTGGGCGTGCAGGTCCTGGTAGATGGAGAGCAGGTCGAGAGTCACCCGTCCACCGTATCTCCCGACCGTGTCTCCCGACGCCGACGGCCCGGCCACCTGCGAGCGGTGACCGGGCCGTGGGACGGAGGACGGGCCTCCAGGGTGTGTGACTTACGCGTCCTGGCGCTTGAGGCGCGCGTAGGAGCGCTGGCGAGCCGAGGCGTCCAGCTCGACCTTGCGAATGCGGACAGCGTCCGGGGTGACCTCGACGCACTCGTCCTCGCGGGCGAACTCGAGGCACTCCTCGAGCGACAGCTGCCGGGACGGCGTCATCGACTCGAACGTGTCGGCGTTGGCCGACCGCATGTTGGTGAGCTTCTTCTCCTTGGTGATGTTCACGTCCATGTCGTCGGCGCGCGAGTTCTCGCCGATGACCATGCCCTCGTAGACCTCTTCCGTCGGCTGGACGAAGAACGACATGCGCTCCTGGAGGTTCGTGATGGCGAACGGGGTGACCACACCGGAGCGGTCGGAGACGATCGAGCCGTTGATGCGGGTCTGGATCGCGCCGGCCCACTCGTCGTAGCCGTGGAAGATCGCGTTCGCGATGCCGGTGCCGCGGGTCTCCGTGAGGAAGGACGTGCGGAAGCCGATGAGGCCACGCGACGGCACGATGAACTCCATGCGGATCCACCCGGTGCCGTGGTTCACCATGTTCTCCATGCGGCCCTTGCGGGCAGCCATGAGCTGGGTGATGGCGCCGAGGTGCTCCTCCGGCGTGTCGATCGTCATGTGCTCGTACGGCTCCTGCAGCTTGCCGTTCTCGTCACGCTTGGTGACGACCTGCGGCTTGCCGACGGTGAGCTCGAAGCCCTCGCGACGCATCTGCTCGACCAGGATGGCGAGTGCGAGCTCACCACGACCCTGGACCTCCCAGGCGTCCGGGCGGCCGATGTCGACGACCTTGAGCGAGACGTTGCCGACCAGCTCGCGGTCCAGGCGCTCCTTGACCATGCGGGCGGTGAGCTTGTGGCCCTTGACCTTGCCGACGAGCGGCGAGGTGTTGGTCCCGATCGTCATCGAGATCGCCGGCGCGTCGACCGTGATGGTCGGCAGCGGACGGACGTCCTCGGGGTCGCTCAGGGTCTCACCGATGGTGATCGTGTCGAAGCCGGCGACGGCCACGATGTCACCGGGGCCCGCGGACTCGGCCGGGAAGCGGTTGAGTGCCTTGGTGATGAGGAGCTCGGTGATGCGGGCGTTGACGACGGTGCCGTCGTGCTTGACCCAGGCGACCGTCTGCCCCTTCTTCATCTCACCGTGGAAGATGCGGAGGAGGGCCAGGCGACCGAGGAACGGCGAGGCGTCGAGGTTCGTGACGTGCGCCTGCAGCGGGTGCTCGTCGTCGTACGTCGGGGCCGGGACGTGCTGGAGGATCGCTTCGAAGAGCGGCTCGAGGTCGTCGTTGTCGGGCAGCGTGCCGTCCTCGGGCTTGTTGCGCGACGCGGCACCGTTGCGGCCGGAGGCGTAGACCACCGGCACGTCGAGGATCGCGTCGAGGTCGAGGTCGTCGACCTCGTCCGACATGTCGGAGGCGAGACCGAGGAGCAGGTCCTGGCTCTCCGAGACGACCTCGTCGATGCGGGAGTCCGGGCGGTCCGTCTTGTTGACGAGCAGGATCACCGGGAGCTTGGCGGCGAGCGCCTTGCGGAGCACGAAGCGCGTCTGGGGCAGCGGGCCCTCGGACGCGTCGACGAGCAGGACGACACCGTCGACCATGGAGAGGCCGCGCTCGACCTCACCACCGAAGTCGGCGTGGCCCGGGGTGTCGATCACGTTGATGGTGATGGGACCGCCCGCGCCGAACTCTGCGGCGTGCTTGCCGTTGTAGAGGACCGACGTGTTCTTCGCGAGGATGGTGATGCCCTTCTCGCGCTCGAGGTCGTTCGAGTCCATCATCCGGTCTTCGCCCTCGAAGTGGGCGTCGAACGAGTTGGTCTGCGTCAGCATCGCGTCGACGAGGGTGGTCTTGCCGTGGTCGACGTGTGCCACGATGGCGACGTTGCGCAGGTCGGACCGAGTGGCGAGCGCCATACAGGACATCCTTTTGTGTTCGGAAGATGATCGGGCGAGTGCCCGGGTTTCGGGCCGTTCCCGAGGGTGCGGGACCGTGCCCGACGGTTTTCGGGACCATGCCCGACTCGCCAGTCTACCGGTAGTTCGCAAGCAGAGGGAGTACAGCGCATGAGCCGTCGGCGAACGTGGACCGAGATCACCGTCGTCCTCATGCTCTCACTGGGTTCCAGCGCGCTCTACTCGGTGCTGCAGATCATCGACGACCTGTCCCAGACGACGCCGCTCGGGAAGCAGTCCACGGCGCTGAACACCTCGACGACGACCGTGCAGTACGTGGACCTCGCCCGCCAGCTGCTCGGCATCGCGGTCGACCTGGCCCCCGTGGCGCTGGTGTGCATGCTGCTGTGGAGCAGCTCGCGTCCGCACCTCGGCCGGCTCGGCATCGACCGCTTCCGCGTCCGCCCGGACCTCGGTGGCGCGGCCCTGATGGCACTCGGCATCGGGATCCCCGGGCTCGCCCTGTACTTCACGGGCCGGGCACTCGGCATCACGGTCGCCGTCGACCCGGCCGCCCTCGGGTCGTACTGGTGGACGATCCCGGTGCTCCTGCTGTCCGCCGTCCGGTCCGGGCTGCAGGAGGAGGTGATCGTCGTCGGCTACCTGTACTCGCGACTCGGCGACCTCGGGTGGGGGCGATGGCAGGTCATCCTGTCCACGGCGCTCCTCCGCGGCAGCTACCACCTGTACCAGGGCTTCGGGGCGTTCGTCGGCAACGCGGTGATGGGCGTCGTCTTCGGCTGGGTCTACACGAGGTGGGGCCGCCTGCTGCCCCTCGTGATCACCCACGTGCTCCTCGACGCGACCGTGTTCGTCGGCTACCCCTTCGTCGCACGGGCCTTCCCCGGGCTCTTCTCGTGACACCCGGAGCCCACTTCTCCACAGGGATACCGAGAGTTCCCGATCCCGCCGGCTGAAATGCTACGTTCCACACACTGCTACGAGCGATGTGGGGAACGATGGGGATCGAGTTCGACGAGGTGGCCGCGGCACGGCTGGCCGCCTGCCTGACCGAGGTGGCGCTGCGCCTGCGGGCCAGCGGCGCTGGCCGACGAGCGCGCGCGGAGACCGCGCTGCAGGACTTCCACGGTGCGTACGCGCGGCTGTTCGCCGCCGCGTGCACCGTCGAGTCGGAGGACCGGGGCCGGTTGACGAGGGCGCTCGAGGACCTGACGGTCCAGCTGCACGTCGTCACCCGCCAGGCGGACGAGGAACGCCGGAGACTGGAGGCCCACACGGCCTGGCAGCACCGGGAACGCGAACGAGACCACGCGTTGGTCGCCGTCGGTGCGCCGCTCGGGCCGGCCCTGGACTGGGCGAGCGCCGCGTGGGACCCCGAGCCGTCGGACGCCCCGGTCCTCCCGACCCCGGTGTCCGCGGCGTTCCGCGCGCGGTCGCGGCAGCGCAGCAGCGGAGGCGGTGGCAGCACCGCGGGTCGGAGCGGGGCCGATCCGCGGCGACTCCGGCAGTTCAGCGGCTCCGCCGGCGCCCAGGACGCCGCGACCGAACAGGACCTCCACCGGGTCCGGAACGCGTGGGCGGGCTTCACCGACCGGTGCGGGTGGGTGCCGGTGGACGAGGCCACACTCCTCGCCGGATTCGGTGACTACCTCGCCGAGAACGTCGAGGACACCGCCTGGGTGGGCCGGATCGCGAGCGCCTTCACCGCCGCGGGCAGCGGGGTGTCCCTGGCGGACGGCGTGCTCGACGTCGCCGGGGCGTCGACGCTGCCGGCCGGACTGCAGCGGCTGTTCGACCCGGCAGCCACCTCGGCCGAGGTCGCCGCGGCCTGGTCGGTGCTCGGGCTCTCCGAACACGACCTGCGCGCACTCCCCCTGACGACGACGCTGCAGATCGCGAACCTGGACGGCGTCCCCGCCGCGGCGCGGGACATCGCATCGCGGGCGGTGCTGCAGGCCGCACTCGGGA
Protein-coding sequences here:
- a CDS encoding M60 family metallopeptidase, whose protein sequence is MTPPSPAARRAARLGTCGLVLASTVFGTVLVPAAAQAAPSSDVTASLRTTVVTDAVTDAVFTFHNTGSTPAASAVEFDLPTGMVHNRLGARVDVQTDGTHVRIAPSGLLEPGATFEVPLYLLNAAGALPEHCSVDGAAVTGCSADDATETPGTETPGAETPGTETPGTETPGTETPGTETPGTETPGTGTPGTETPDDGDTQSPTPEHTWPTVTSGHTDVPVRPIGSALAAQEHDGTQAARSDLRQAGRWIRAHQTFVVEVPEGVTDAEVAIGQHGNYFGINRCGDVGIATQALHPGQNTITAPHDGLVSIIDRSTSDSGTVVVRGGAPVPTYIAGVTDRADFDTQLRDWDRSPFFSLIGEQVQADVLRSDRTAPQSDQNEALIAGDDLDVRMERWDETVRTNQRVWGVADTGHRVHITTPSYGDAGANAPTNVHQGWVAFPTDHASPHHLFTSDGSAAGEQALRNAFGRVFQQDVMRWTNQHGQADGTISQDLASFVLEEQVHQRNPLDSWRAKLDRFRQQPVDERDFWSNQMNGMTRHLVFDQLRRAYGEDFLSTVAARARADVAAGSDREARRAFILQATHVAGHDLTPFFEQWGVQVEDDLRPHLAEYPALETAIWDDFDALD
- a CDS encoding citrate synthase, which encodes MSPGADQATETATLTYPGGTAEFPILQSVDGASTIDISTLKKQTGLNTLDYGFVNTGATKSAITYIDGDQGILRYRGYPIDQVAANCTFLEVAWLLIYGELPTPSELEAFDSRIRRHTLLHEDLRRLFDALPHSAHPMSVLSSAVSALSTYYEDDMDVDDPEKVELQTVRLLAKLPVIAAYAHKKAIGQAFLYPDNNLSFVDNFLRLNFGTMAEAYQPNPVLSKALERLLILHEDHEQNASTSTVRLVGSTKANMFASISAGINALYGPLHGGANEAVLEMLQQIKDSGEPVTRFVERVKNKERGVKLMGFGHRVYKNYDPRAKLVKESADEVLEALGVQDDLLDIAKELEQIALEDEYFVSRKLYPNVDFYTGIIYKAMGFPPRMFTVLFAIGRLPGWIAQWRELNNDPLNKIGRPQQLYVGYPERDLPQR
- the dapC gene encoding succinyldiaminopimelate transaminase codes for the protein MPLDLPDFPWDQLAPYKQRATAYDGGIVDLSVGSPVDPTPEIVRRALADATDAHAYPQVAGTPALRDAIAAWYGRRQGVQLTADHVLPTIGSKEFIAGLALWMGLGPGDTVVFPEAAYPTYELGAALVRADALAADDPASWPSSTKLVWLNSPGNPDGRVLSIEQLRAAVDRARELGAVIVGDECYAELGWDAPYDTTPTPTILDPRVVGDSFDGVLSVYSLSKQSNLAGYRAAFVAGDPALLADVLAIRKHTGMMPPLPVQHAMIVALQDTTHVQQQKTRYRNRRNVLRTAFERAGFRIDASGAGLYLWATRDEPALDTVAWLAERGILVAPGTFYGAAGARHVRVALTATDDRIAAAAQRLASAGRVANG
- the fdxA gene encoding ferredoxin — protein: MTYVIAQPCVDVKDRACIDECPVDCIYEGDRSLYIHPDECVDCGACEPVCPVEAIYYEDDLPEQWADYYKANVEFFSEIGSPGGAAKVGVIHADHPVVMAQPRA
- a CDS encoding PIG-L family deacetylase: MSTVTRPERVLFVHAHPDDETLASGGTIATLLELGAHVTVLTATRGERGEMLTEELAPLAGDGLRVAAHRETEIAAALAALGGPAHLWLGGPGARPTDLPARRYTDSGMQWGPDGRATSAGDAPADSLTHADLGEVVDDVRAAIRSTGADAVVSYGDDGGYGHPDHLRIHAAARYAAQAEEVPFSMIVDPDSGLADLTVDVLPVRGRVRAALEQYRSQVAVDPADPQDPVSLSYVMPHGVRHQVPAVEAFRHDTPPAPAAPQTYAEMSGQGKATAVVVAAVVGVLVGALGTITHQQTIAIGSWSTAPLGMVLTTLIVVGIVVGIRLLYRSRLLVAAVGIGIILATQVLVAVAGDASPLVPANPAGYVWTFGPAVVAMLVLAWPDLTGLRAQQPGNGQQPTNGQRPTDEPRSVVAAPHE
- a CDS encoding amidohydrolase, translating into MTLDLLSIYQDLHAHPELGFQEHRTAGVVVDRLTEIGGITVTTGVGGTGVVGVLENGDGPVVWLRADMDGLPVQERTGLPYASTARATDEDGNEGPTMHACGHDIHVTWLLGTLERLVATRADWSGTVVAVFQPAEEVISGARAMIDDGLVERFPTPTVVLGQHSAPAPVGVVAVGSGAVMASSDRFTVTFNGRGAHGSAPQASLDPIVTAASAVVRLQTIVSREVGPSDAGVVTVGSFHAGTRPNIIPDTAVIEISTRARNEETRAAIIASIERIVRAESEAGGLAAPTIERAPGADVLVNDADQAAVVLEAVRAAVPHAVDMESGLAMASEDVGQLATAAGAPIVYWFTGITDPELFRRGEDIPSNHSPFYAPQADTAIPVGVDALVAAARATLD
- the typA gene encoding translational GTPase TypA is translated as MALATRSDLRNVAIVAHVDHGKTTLVDAMLTQTNSFDAHFEGEDRMMDSNDLEREKGITILAKNTSVLYNGKHAAEFGAGGPITINVIDTPGHADFGGEVERGLSMVDGVVLLVDASEGPLPQTRFVLRKALAAKLPVILLVNKTDRPDSRIDEVVSESQDLLLGLASDMSDEVDDLDLDAILDVPVVYASGRNGAASRNKPEDGTLPDNDDLEPLFEAILQHVPAPTYDDEHPLQAHVTNLDASPFLGRLALLRIFHGEMKKGQTVAWVKHDGTVVNARITELLITKALNRFPAESAGPGDIVAVAGFDTITIGETLSDPEDVRPLPTITVDAPAISMTIGTNTSPLVGKVKGHKLTARMVKERLDRELVGNVSLKVVDIGRPDAWEVQGRGELALAILVEQMRREGFELTVGKPQVVTKRDENGKLQEPYEHMTIDTPEEHLGAITQLMAARKGRMENMVNHGTGWIRMEFIVPSRGLIGFRTSFLTETRGTGIANAIFHGYDEWAGAIQTRINGSIVSDRSGVVTPFAITNLQERMSFFVQPTEEVYEGMVIGENSRADDMDVNITKEKKLTNMRSANADTFESMTPSRQLSLEECLEFAREDECVEVTPDAVRIRKVELDASARQRSYARLKRQDA
- a CDS encoding CPBP family intramembrane glutamic endopeptidase gives rise to the protein MSRRRTWTEITVVLMLSLGSSALYSVLQIIDDLSQTTPLGKQSTALNTSTTTVQYVDLARQLLGIAVDLAPVALVCMLLWSSSRPHLGRLGIDRFRVRPDLGGAALMALGIGIPGLALYFTGRALGITVAVDPAALGSYWWTIPVLLLSAVRSGLQEEVIVVGYLYSRLGDLGWGRWQVILSTALLRGSYHLYQGFGAFVGNAVMGVVFGWVYTRWGRLLPLVITHVLLDATVFVGYPFVARAFPGLFS
- a CDS encoding alpha/beta hydrolase; translated protein: MGIEFDEVAAARLAACLTEVALRLRASGAGRRARAETALQDFHGAYARLFAAACTVESEDRGRLTRALEDLTVQLHVVTRQADEERRRLEAHTAWQHRERERDHALVAVGAPLGPALDWASAAWDPEPSDAPVLPTPVSAAFRARSRQRSSGGGGSTAGRSGADPRRLRQFSGSAGAQDAATEQDLHRVRNAWAGFTDRCGWVPVDEATLLAGFGDYLAENVEDTAWVGRIASAFTAAGSGVSLADGVLDVAGASTLPAGLQRLFDPAATSAEVAAAWSVLGLSEHDLRALPLTTTLQIANLDGVPAAARDIASRAVLQAALGNPERVYRMLGLPYTYGAVTVDEFRQQVAALWKGVRRADRLAQGLDAPTAAVAQVVGFGASDGALVAAVSLGDLDTASNVTVNVPGATTTLDSTDGQVRAAKDLAHAAARLAPASSFAVVSWIGYRAPELVEVPAQRRAIVGGAALASFLDGVHDSRDGNAPGRLTVLGHSYGSAVAVEAAAQTRYRIDAVVTYGSVGFTDDTRPEHLNVGAVFATEGDRDHTARLGRIGRTDPRDLPGVHVFSAEAGPGTEAVTGHDMYPSTGVGYLSPDATAQRHIAEIIATGRPG